From the genome of Maniola jurtina chromosome 10, ilManJurt1.1, whole genome shotgun sequence, one region includes:
- the LOC123869234 gene encoding splicing factor 1 isoform X1 — MSSRHRDRSRSRSRDRSDRHKERDKGRERDRDRDKDRDRDRDRERNRDRDRDRDRDRSHRSKRDKERERSRSRERHKEKRRSRSRSRSRGRKSKDRDGTIALLDKMVGTTTKATARTVASTTTINSATQAAILAAAAVAQTFVAQRRMAAPVQPAAAAAAALSAATAIPTPTSVQQKLELMQARTELRYRDKVPYDHPDDDKDDGQGSPGPPGETAAERRARRRRTRWMGSEHDKTFIPGLPTVLPSTLTREQEEQYLLQLQIEEVSRKLRSGDLGIPANVEERSPSPEPIYSTDGKRLNTREYRTRRKLEEERHRLVQRMQQINPDFKPPPDYKPPIIRVHDKVMIPQEEHPDINFVGLLIGPRGNTLKAMEKETGAKIIIRGKGSVKEGKVGRKDGQPLPGEDEPLHAYITATNADCVKKAVEKIKEVIRQGVEVPEGQNDLRRMQLRELAQLNGTLRESDAPRCANCSALDHKTWLCPDKPNVTNSIVCSSCGGAGHIARDCRAKRPGHAPPRAQQDKAKIDEEYMSLMAELGEAPPPGPGSMGGGLRRPTHSPFAPAPPPRAIMAAPVGAPPSMPPPAPFPHMPHHGPHHGPPHPPPHAPWLGGGSGANVSAAQPPPPGSAPPFPPPPPPHGDNSMGPPNNGPGPHMPPPPPGMMGMGGGGPGGWRGFPPPWAAPPAAFLAPPPPPPPVSSS; from the exons ATGAGTTCACGGCATAGAGACCGAAGTCGCTCAAGATCTCGAGACCGCAGCGACAGGCATAAGGAAAGGGACAAGGGACGTGAGCGCGATCGTGACCGGGATAAGGACAGGGACAGGGATCGGGATCGGGAACGCAACCGGGACAGAGATCGCGACCGCGACCGAGATCGCTCGCATCGCTCCAAGAG AGATAAAGAAAGAGAACGCAGTCGTAGTCGTGAAAGGCACAAGGAAAAGAGAAGGAGTCGCTCACGCAGCAGAAGTCGGGGAAGAAAATCTAAGGACAG GGATGGTACAATCGCCCTTCTGGACAAGATGGTGGGCACCACCACCAAGGCGACGGCGCGCACCGTGGCATCCACCACCACTATCAACTCCGCCACACAGGCCGCCATACTAGCAGCAGCAGCTGTTGCACAG ACGTTCGTGGCGCAGCGGCGCATGGCGGCGCCGGTGCAgcccgcggcggcggcggcggccgcgCTGTCGGCCGCCACGGCCATCCCGACGCCCACCAGCGTGCAGCAGAAGCTGGAGCTGATGCAGGCGCGCACGGAGCTTCGCTACCGCGACAAGGTGCCCTACGACCATCCCGACGACGACAAGGACGACGGCCAAG GCTCGCCAGGGCCGCCGGGCGAGACGGCGGCGgagcggcgcgcgcggcggcggcgcacgCGCTGGATGGGCTCCGAGCACGACAAGACCTTCATCCCCGGCCTGCCCACCGTGCTGCCCTCCACGCTCACGCGCGAACAGGAGGAGCAGTACCTGC TGCAGCTGCAGATCGAGGAGGTGAGCCGCAAGCTGCGCTCCGGAGACCTGGGCATCCCCGCCAACGTGGAGGAAAG GTCGCCGTCACCTGAGCCGATCTACTCGACGGACGGCAAACGGCTGAATACGCGCGAGTACCGCACGAGACGCAAGCTGGAGGAAGAGAGACACCGCCTCGTGCAGAGAATGCAACAGATCAACCCCGACTTCAAACCTCCGCCCGATTACAA GCCGCCCATAATTCGCGTGCACGACAAAGTGATGATCCCACAGGAAGAGCACCCCGACATCAACTTTGTGGGGCTGCTCATTGGACCACGCGGGAATACGCTCaaag CTATGGAGAAAGAGACGGGCGCGAAGATCATAATCCGCGGCAAGGGGTCGGTAAAGGAGGGCAAAGTGGGTCGCAAGGATGGACAGCCCCTACCTGGGGAAGATGAGCCGCTCCACGCGTACATCACCGCCACCAACGCGGACTGCGTTAAGAAGGCAGTGGAAAAA aTAAAAGAGGTGATCCGTCAAGGCGTGGAGGTGCCGGAGGGACAGAACGATCTGCGTCGCATGCAGCTCCGCGAGCTGGCGCAACTTAATGGCACGCTGAGAGAGAGCGACGCACCGCGGTGCGCTAACTGCTCCGCGTTGGATCACAAAACTTGGCTT TGTCCAGACAAGCCGAACGTGACCAACAGTATAGTGTGCTCGTCGTGCGGTGGGGCCGGACACATCGCGCGGGACTGTCGCGCCAAGCGACCCGGACACGCGCCGCCACGCGCGCAACAAGACAAG GCAAAGATCGACGAGGAGTACATGTCCCTGATGGCGGAGCTGGGCGAGGCGCCGCCGCCGGGCCCGGGCAGCATGGGCGGCGGCCTGCGTCGGCCTACGCACTCGCCCttcgcgcccgcgccgccgccccgCGCCATCATGGCCGCACCAG TGGGCGCGCCGCCGTCCATGCCGCCGCCGGCGCCGTTCCCGCACATGCCGCACCACGGCCCGCATCACGGCCCGCCGCATCCGCCGCCGCACGCGCCCTGGCTGG GAGGCGGTTCGGGAGCTAACGTGAGTGCGGCCCAGCCCCCGCCGCCCGGCAGCGCGCCGCCCTTccctccgccgccgccgccgcac GGAGATAATTCAATGGGCCCACCCAATAACGGGCCCGGTCCGCACATGCCGCCGCCACCACCTG GTATGATGGGCATGGGCGGGGGCGGGCCGGGCGGCTGGCGCGGCTTCCCGCCGCCGTgggccgcgccgcccgccgccttcctcgcgccgccgccgccgccgccgcccgtcTCCTCCTCCTAG
- the LOC123869250 gene encoding MOB kinase activator-like 1 isoform X2 — protein MRHAAATLGSGNLRLAVMLPEGEDLNEWVAVNTVDFFNQINMLYGTITEFCTEESCAVMSAGPKYEYHWADGHTVKKPIKCSAPKYIDYLMTWAQDQLDDETLFPSKIGVPFPKNFLSMAKTILKRLFRVYAHIYHQHFPEVVQLGEEAHLNTSFKHFIFFVQEFNLIERRELAPLQELIEKLTAKEAR, from the exons ATGCGTCATGCGGCCGCCACACTAGGCTCTGGGAACCTGCGGCTGGCAGTCATGTTGCCTGAGGGTGAAGACCTTAATGAATGGGTTGCAGTTAACA CGGTGGACTTCTTCAACCAGATCAACATGCTGTACGGCACGATCACAGAGTTCTGCACGGAGGAGTCGTGCGCGGTGATGTCGGCCGGCCCCAAGTACGAGTACCACTGGGCGGACGGACACACCGTCAAGAAGCCCATCAAGTGCTCCGCGCCCAAGTATATAGACTACCTGATGACGTGGGCGCAAGACCAGCTCGATGACGAGACCTTGTTCCCTTCCAAGATAG GGGTCCCGTTCCCAAAGAACTTCCTGTCGATGGCGAAGACGATCCTCAAGCGGCTATTCCGCGTCTACGCACACATCTACCACCAACACTTCCCCGAGGTGGTGCAGCTTGGCGAGGAGGCGCACCTCAACACCTCCTTCAAGCACTTCATATTCTTTGTGCAG GAATTTAACCTCATCGAGCGACGGGAGCTGGCGCCGCTGCAGGAGCTCATCGAGAAGCTCACCGCTAAGGAGGCGCGATGA
- the LOC123869234 gene encoding splicing factor 1 isoform X2: MSSRHRDRSRSRSRDRSDRHKERDKGRERDRDRDKDRDRDRDRERNRDRDRDRDRDRSHRSKRDKERERSRSRERHKEKRRSRSRSRSRGRKSKDRDGTIALLDKMVGTTTKATARTVASTTTINSATQAAILAAAAVAQTFVAQRRMAAPVQPAAAAAAALSAATAIPTPTSVQQKLELMQARTELRYRDKVPYDHPDDDKDDGQGPPGETAAERRARRRRTRWMGSEHDKTFIPGLPTVLPSTLTREQEEQYLLQLQIEEVSRKLRSGDLGIPANVEERSPSPEPIYSTDGKRLNTREYRTRRKLEEERHRLVQRMQQINPDFKPPPDYKPPIIRVHDKVMIPQEEHPDINFVGLLIGPRGNTLKAMEKETGAKIIIRGKGSVKEGKVGRKDGQPLPGEDEPLHAYITATNADCVKKAVEKIKEVIRQGVEVPEGQNDLRRMQLRELAQLNGTLRESDAPRCANCSALDHKTWLCPDKPNVTNSIVCSSCGGAGHIARDCRAKRPGHAPPRAQQDKAKIDEEYMSLMAELGEAPPPGPGSMGGGLRRPTHSPFAPAPPPRAIMAAPVGAPPSMPPPAPFPHMPHHGPHHGPPHPPPHAPWLGGGSGANVSAAQPPPPGSAPPFPPPPPPHGDNSMGPPNNGPGPHMPPPPPGMMGMGGGGPGGWRGFPPPWAAPPAAFLAPPPPPPPVSSS, from the exons ATGAGTTCACGGCATAGAGACCGAAGTCGCTCAAGATCTCGAGACCGCAGCGACAGGCATAAGGAAAGGGACAAGGGACGTGAGCGCGATCGTGACCGGGATAAGGACAGGGACAGGGATCGGGATCGGGAACGCAACCGGGACAGAGATCGCGACCGCGACCGAGATCGCTCGCATCGCTCCAAGAG AGATAAAGAAAGAGAACGCAGTCGTAGTCGTGAAAGGCACAAGGAAAAGAGAAGGAGTCGCTCACGCAGCAGAAGTCGGGGAAGAAAATCTAAGGACAG GGATGGTACAATCGCCCTTCTGGACAAGATGGTGGGCACCACCACCAAGGCGACGGCGCGCACCGTGGCATCCACCACCACTATCAACTCCGCCACACAGGCCGCCATACTAGCAGCAGCAGCTGTTGCACAG ACGTTCGTGGCGCAGCGGCGCATGGCGGCGCCGGTGCAgcccgcggcggcggcggcggccgcgCTGTCGGCCGCCACGGCCATCCCGACGCCCACCAGCGTGCAGCAGAAGCTGGAGCTGATGCAGGCGCGCACGGAGCTTCGCTACCGCGACAAGGTGCCCTACGACCATCCCGACGACGACAAGGACGACGGCCAAG GGCCGCCGGGCGAGACGGCGGCGgagcggcgcgcgcggcggcggcgcacgCGCTGGATGGGCTCCGAGCACGACAAGACCTTCATCCCCGGCCTGCCCACCGTGCTGCCCTCCACGCTCACGCGCGAACAGGAGGAGCAGTACCTGC TGCAGCTGCAGATCGAGGAGGTGAGCCGCAAGCTGCGCTCCGGAGACCTGGGCATCCCCGCCAACGTGGAGGAAAG GTCGCCGTCACCTGAGCCGATCTACTCGACGGACGGCAAACGGCTGAATACGCGCGAGTACCGCACGAGACGCAAGCTGGAGGAAGAGAGACACCGCCTCGTGCAGAGAATGCAACAGATCAACCCCGACTTCAAACCTCCGCCCGATTACAA GCCGCCCATAATTCGCGTGCACGACAAAGTGATGATCCCACAGGAAGAGCACCCCGACATCAACTTTGTGGGGCTGCTCATTGGACCACGCGGGAATACGCTCaaag CTATGGAGAAAGAGACGGGCGCGAAGATCATAATCCGCGGCAAGGGGTCGGTAAAGGAGGGCAAAGTGGGTCGCAAGGATGGACAGCCCCTACCTGGGGAAGATGAGCCGCTCCACGCGTACATCACCGCCACCAACGCGGACTGCGTTAAGAAGGCAGTGGAAAAA aTAAAAGAGGTGATCCGTCAAGGCGTGGAGGTGCCGGAGGGACAGAACGATCTGCGTCGCATGCAGCTCCGCGAGCTGGCGCAACTTAATGGCACGCTGAGAGAGAGCGACGCACCGCGGTGCGCTAACTGCTCCGCGTTGGATCACAAAACTTGGCTT TGTCCAGACAAGCCGAACGTGACCAACAGTATAGTGTGCTCGTCGTGCGGTGGGGCCGGACACATCGCGCGGGACTGTCGCGCCAAGCGACCCGGACACGCGCCGCCACGCGCGCAACAAGACAAG GCAAAGATCGACGAGGAGTACATGTCCCTGATGGCGGAGCTGGGCGAGGCGCCGCCGCCGGGCCCGGGCAGCATGGGCGGCGGCCTGCGTCGGCCTACGCACTCGCCCttcgcgcccgcgccgccgccccgCGCCATCATGGCCGCACCAG TGGGCGCGCCGCCGTCCATGCCGCCGCCGGCGCCGTTCCCGCACATGCCGCACCACGGCCCGCATCACGGCCCGCCGCATCCGCCGCCGCACGCGCCCTGGCTGG GAGGCGGTTCGGGAGCTAACGTGAGTGCGGCCCAGCCCCCGCCGCCCGGCAGCGCGCCGCCCTTccctccgccgccgccgccgcac GGAGATAATTCAATGGGCCCACCCAATAACGGGCCCGGTCCGCACATGCCGCCGCCACCACCTG GTATGATGGGCATGGGCGGGGGCGGGCCGGGCGGCTGGCGCGGCTTCCCGCCGCCGTgggccgcgccgcccgccgccttcctcgcgccgccgccgccgccgccgcccgtcTCCTCCTCCTAG
- the LOC123869254 gene encoding cytochrome c oxidase subunit NDUFA4, translated as MQGLSLQSLKKHKALIPLYVCVGLGCGGSMFYLLRLATRSPDVSWNKNSNPEPWQEYRDKQYKFYSPNIDYSKIESPAPKY; from the exons ATGCAAGGTCTGAGCCTTCAAAGTTTGAAGAAACACAAGGCC CTGATCCCACTATATGTTTGTGTGGGTCTGGGATGCGGAGGGTCGATGTTCTATCTACTCCGTCTGGCGACACGCTCTCCCGACGTGTCCTGGAACAAGAACTCAAACCCCGAACCCTGGCAAGAGTATAGAGACAAGCAGTACAAG TTCTACTCACCAAACATTGATTACTCCAAGATAGAGTCACCTGCACCCAAGTACTAA
- the LOC123869250 gene encoding MOB kinase activator-like 1 isoform X1, which translates to MSFLFGSRSNKTFKPKKNIPEGTHQYDLMRHAAATLGSGNLRLAVMLPEGEDLNEWVAVNTVDFFNQINMLYGTITEFCTEESCAVMSAGPKYEYHWADGHTVKKPIKCSAPKYIDYLMTWAQDQLDDETLFPSKIGVPFPKNFLSMAKTILKRLFRVYAHIYHQHFPEVVQLGEEAHLNTSFKHFIFFVQEFNLIERRELAPLQELIEKLTAKEAR; encoded by the exons ATGAGCTTTCTCTT TGGAAGTAGGTCTAACAAAACTTTCAAGCCAAAGAAGAACATTCCGGAAGGGACCCACCAGTATGACTTGATGCGTCATGCGGCCGCCACACTAGGCTCTGGGAACCTGCGGCTGGCAGTCATGTTGCCTGAGGGTGAAGACCTTAATGAATGGGTTGCAGTTAACA CGGTGGACTTCTTCAACCAGATCAACATGCTGTACGGCACGATCACAGAGTTCTGCACGGAGGAGTCGTGCGCGGTGATGTCGGCCGGCCCCAAGTACGAGTACCACTGGGCGGACGGACACACCGTCAAGAAGCCCATCAAGTGCTCCGCGCCCAAGTATATAGACTACCTGATGACGTGGGCGCAAGACCAGCTCGATGACGAGACCTTGTTCCCTTCCAAGATAG GGGTCCCGTTCCCAAAGAACTTCCTGTCGATGGCGAAGACGATCCTCAAGCGGCTATTCCGCGTCTACGCACACATCTACCACCAACACTTCCCCGAGGTGGTGCAGCTTGGCGAGGAGGCGCACCTCAACACCTCCTTCAAGCACTTCATATTCTTTGTGCAG GAATTTAACCTCATCGAGCGACGGGAGCTGGCGCCGCTGCAGGAGCTCATCGAGAAGCTCACCGCTAAGGAGGCGCGATGA